A stretch of the Papaver somniferum cultivar HN1 chromosome 6, ASM357369v1, whole genome shotgun sequence genome encodes the following:
- the LOC113287832 gene encoding putative receptor-like protein kinase At4g00960, whose protein sequence is MRYCILIIFIIYHLVCTFAQPTSRQPIFYREFCSGGNYTTKSTYHGNINFLLSSSLTLFNNEGVNNGYRSSSIGSDPDVVHGAYQCRGDLATEECQNCFDVATADIKQNIRCPNSKQAIVWYDLCNLRYSNETFFSVLLQKPVFYMVNQTSVTTNQDEFNKSLVGLMDRLVRESTVSGQSTKSFAVGAANFSVSRQIYGLVQCADISSTDCNKCLSQVAGNLSVCCNGKVGAKVLNPSCNFRYETYPFYQSKIVNATSPLPPGKRNHSAGKIVIIVVVPSLIAVLCTIAIWYLCSRKASREPSQLPLRRVTRETAEDNDIYSIQSVESVQFSFRTIGAATDNFSTANKLGEGGFGSVYKGTLPDGQDIAVKRLSRNSGQGEEEFKNEVVLLVKLQHRNLVRLLGFCLDGKERLLIYNFMPNSSLDKLIFDSVKRTCLDWEKRYKIIGGVARGLLYLHEDSRLKIIHRDLKASNILLDAEMNPKIADFGMARLFKVDQTQASTVRIVGTYGYMAPEYAMHGKISEKSDVFSFGVLVLEILCGKKNNSFNDPDVSGDLLSYAWRQWNIGTALDLLDPILKDNHCESEVMRCIHIGLLCVQENASDRPTMASIVLMLNNFSTNLPVPSVPAFFVRSFRESKFRWDDSKDPLSVSDQSTSKSSQSVNEVSMTELYPR, encoded by the exons atgagatATTGCATACTGATCATATTTATAATCTACCACTTGGTCTGTACATTTGCACAACCAACCTCTCGTCAGCCAATCTTCTATCGAGAATTCTGTTCAGGAGGTAATTATACTactaagagtacttatcatgggAACATCAACTTCCTTCTCTCTTCATCGCTCACTTTATTTAACAACGAAGGCGTCAATAATGGATACCGAAGTTCCAGTATTGGGTCCGATCCCGACGTTGTTCACGGGGCTTACCAGTGCAGAGGTGATCTTGCAACAGAAGAATGCCAAAACTGTTTTGATGTAGCAACTGCAGACATTAAACAAAACATTAGATGTCCAAATTCTAAGCAAGCAATTGTATGGTATGATTTATGTAATCTAAGGTACTCTAATGAAACATTCTTCTCAGTTCTGCTACAAAAACCAGTTTTTTATATGGTAAACCAAACTAGCGTTACCACAAATCAAGATGAGTTTAACAAGAGTTTAGTCGGACTAATGGATAGACTAGTCAGAGAAAGTACAGTTTCCGGCCAATCTACAAAATCGTTTGCTGTTGGAGCAGCAAACTTCTCGGTATCTCGGCAGATATATGGATTAGTACAGTGTGCAGATATATCATCAACTGATTGCAATAAGTGCCTCAGTCAGGTTGCCGGGAATTTATCCGTATGTTGTAATGGAAAAGTTGGTGCAAAAGTTCTCAACCCAAGTTGCAATTTCAGATATGAAACATATCCTTTCTATCAATCCAAGATAGTTAATGCAACATCTCCTCTGCCTCCAG GGAAAAGAAACCACTCAGCCGGAAAAATTGTTATTATCGTAGTTGTTCCTTCACTTATTGCGGTACTGTGCACAATAGCAATTTGGTACTTATGCTCACGAAAAGCGTCAAGGGAACCGAGTCAATTACCTCTACGAAGAGTAACAAGGGAAACAGCGGAAGATA ATGATATTTATTCAATTCAGAGTGTTGAATCCGTCCAATTCAGCTTCAGGACAATAGGAGCTGCAACTGACAATTTCTCTACTGCTAATAAGCTTGGTGAAGGCGGTTTCGGTTCTGTATACAAG GGTACACTCCCAGATGGACAAGATATAGCTGTTAAGAGGCTTTCAAGAAATTCAGGTCAAGGcgaagaagaatttaaaaacgaAGTTGTTTTACTGGTAAAATTGCAACACAGGAATCTTGTTAGACTTCTAGGTTTCTGCTTGGATGGAAAGGAAAGACTACTCATCTATAATTTCATGCCAAACTCAAGCCTCGacaaattgatatttg ATTCTGTTAAACGTACTTGTTTGGATTGGGAAAAACGGTATAAGATAATTGGCGGGGTTGCAAGAGGGCTTCTTTATCTGCACGAGGATTCCCGACTTAAGATTATTCATCGTGATCTTAAAGCCAGCAATATATTATTAGATGCAGAAATGAACCCCAAAATTGCAGATTTTGGCATGGCTAGACTTTTTAAGGTGGACCAAACTCAAGCCAGCACAGTTAGAATCGTTGGAACATA TGGATATATGGCGCCAGAGTATGCAATGCATGGAAAAATCTCCGAGAAGTCAGATGTGTTTAGTTTCGGTGTGTTAGTTCTGGAGATCCTTTGCGGAAAAAAGAACAACTCTTTCAATGATCCAGATGTCTCTGGAGACCTTCTTAGCTAT GCATGGAGACAATGGAATATTGGGACAGCTTTAGACTTGTTAGATCCGATTTTGAAGGACAATCATTGTGAAAGTGAAGTAATGAGATGCATCCACATTGGATTATTGTGTGTTCAGGAAAATGCATCGGACAGACCCACAATGGCGTCAATTGTTTTGATGCTTAACAACTTCTCGACTAATTTACCAGTGCCTTCAGTACCTGCTTTTTTTGTACGTAGTTTCAGGGAATCTAAATTTCGTTGGGATGATAGTAAAGACCCGCTAAGTGTTTCAGATCAATCAACGAGTAAATCTTCACAAAGTGTTAATGAAGTTTCGATGACTGAATTATACCCTCGATAA